A portion of the Tenacibaculum todarodis genome contains these proteins:
- the nhaD gene encoding sodium:proton antiporter NhaD, which produces MEAFIILIFVLGYLAITLEHNLKLDKLIPALAMMAICWAMVAVGVDGFTQWFDSSSHSLLTDAYTSLNHDGKMHLMEETLLHHLGKTAEILVFLLGAMTIVEIIDYFDGFSTIKSYVNFKSKKKLLWMFCILAFVLSAIIDNLTATIVLISILQKIVKKREDRIWFAGLIIIAANAGGAWSPIGDVTTTMLWIGKKVSAGMLFIYLFIPSLLCMIVPTVIASRLSAFQGDIEVDESDTSKPGPNSARMLYLGLGMIVFVPFFKTATHLPPYVGMMLSLAVVATFAEIYSRSKFSISSVEGEEAVGHEEHAHHSPVHSSLSKIEMPSILFFLGILMAVAALESLGILFGFAQNLKETIPMMGTELHGEGVSDLVVMLLGVGSAVIDNVPLVAASLGMFTESIDNELWHFIAFAAGTGGSMLIIGSAAGVVAMGMEKIDFFWYLKKISWLALIGFVVGSVAFMGIRTLI; this is translated from the coding sequence ATGGAAGCATTTATTATTTTAATTTTTGTACTTGGTTATTTAGCCATTACATTAGAACACAATTTAAAACTAGACAAATTGATTCCAGCTTTAGCAATGATGGCTATTTGTTGGGCAATGGTAGCAGTTGGCGTAGATGGTTTTACTCAATGGTTCGATTCTAGCAGTCATAGTTTACTAACAGATGCATACACATCATTAAACCATGATGGTAAAATGCACTTAATGGAAGAAACATTATTGCATCATTTAGGAAAAACTGCAGAAATTTTAGTGTTCTTATTAGGAGCAATGACAATTGTAGAAATTATTGATTATTTCGATGGATTTTCTACAATTAAAAGTTATGTTAACTTTAAAAGTAAAAAGAAATTATTGTGGATGTTCTGTATTCTTGCTTTTGTTTTATCAGCAATTATAGACAACTTAACAGCAACAATTGTACTTATTTCTATTCTTCAAAAAATAGTTAAAAAGAGAGAAGACCGTATTTGGTTTGCAGGTTTAATAATTATTGCGGCTAATGCTGGTGGAGCGTGGTCTCCAATTGGAGATGTAACAACAACAATGTTGTGGATTGGTAAAAAAGTAAGTGCAGGAATGTTATTTATATACTTATTTATACCATCATTATTATGTATGATTGTTCCAACAGTAATTGCATCAAGATTATCTGCTTTTCAAGGAGATATAGAAGTAGATGAAAGTGATACTAGTAAACCAGGACCAAATAGCGCAAGAATGTTGTATTTAGGTCTAGGGATGATTGTTTTTGTGCCATTCTTTAAAACAGCAACTCACTTACCACCTTATGTTGGTATGATGTTGTCACTTGCCGTAGTAGCAACTTTTGCAGAAATTTATAGTAGATCTAAATTCTCAATTTCAAGTGTAGAAGGAGAAGAAGCAGTTGGGCATGAAGAGCACGCACACCATAGTCCAGTACACAGTTCGCTTTCTAAAATTGAAATGCCAAGTATTTTATTTTTCTTAGGAATTTTAATGGCAGTTGCAGCTTTAGAATCTTTAGGTATCCTTTTTGGTTTTGCACAAAACTTAAAAGAAACAATACCAATGATGGGAACAGAATTACACGGAGAAGGCGTGTCAGATTTAGTGGTAATGTTACTAGGAGTTGGTTCTGCAGTAATAGACAACGTACCATTAGTAGCAGCAAGTTTAGGTATGTTTACAGAATCTATCGATAATGAATTATGGCACTTTATTGCTTTTGCTGCTGGAACAGGAGGTTCTATGTTAATTATAGGTTCAGCTGCCGGAGTAGTTGCAATGGGAATGGAAAAAATAGATTTTTTCTGGTACCTTAAAAAAATATCTTGGTTAGCTTTAATCGGTTTTGTAGTAGGTTCAGTTGCCTTTATGGGGATTAGAACATTAATATAA
- a CDS encoding bifunctional folylpolyglutamate synthase/dihydrofolate synthase — MTYQQTLDWMFAQLPMYQRQGKTAFKKDLTNIIAFSEELDFPDKKFKSIHVGGTNGKGSTSHMLASILQEAGYKVGLYTSPHLKNFTERIRINGKEIPKRKVSSFITRNKEFLEEQQLSFFEMTVGMAFNYFAQEKVDIAIIEVGLGGRLDSTNIITPEISVITNIGLDHTQFLGETLPEIAFEKAGIIKPNVPVVIGEYQKEVKDVFLAKAEECQSEIIFASEEIKESYKTDLLGSYQQKNIKTVVAAIQQLKEFKVLHINIKKGLLNVVKNTNLKGRWQILQRKPTVVCDTAHNKEGLKYTLEQLQQQEKKELHIVLGVVSDKDLEAVLPLFPKEATYYFCKPNIPRGLDEEILKTNAFRFSLKGKSFLSVNEAYKRALLSANKEDLIYIGGSTFVVAEIL; from the coding sequence ATGACTTACCAACAAACCTTAGATTGGATGTTTGCTCAATTACCAATGTATCAAAGACAGGGTAAAACAGCATTCAAAAAAGATTTAACCAATATAATAGCGTTTTCAGAAGAATTAGATTTTCCTGATAAAAAGTTTAAATCAATTCATGTTGGTGGTACAAACGGAAAGGGTTCTACAAGCCACATGTTGGCATCAATTTTACAAGAAGCAGGTTATAAAGTTGGTTTGTATACATCACCACATTTAAAGAATTTTACTGAGCGAATAAGAATTAACGGCAAGGAAATTCCGAAGCGTAAAGTTTCATCATTTATAACAAGAAATAAAGAATTTTTAGAAGAACAACAATTATCTTTCTTTGAAATGACAGTTGGAATGGCATTTAATTATTTCGCTCAAGAAAAAGTTGACATTGCCATTATTGAAGTCGGTTTAGGTGGGAGATTAGATTCAACAAATATTATTACACCAGAAATTTCAGTAATTACTAATATAGGATTAGATCACACACAGTTTTTAGGAGAAACCTTACCAGAAATAGCCTTTGAAAAAGCAGGGATTATAAAGCCAAATGTTCCTGTTGTTATCGGAGAATATCAAAAAGAAGTTAAAGATGTTTTTCTAGCTAAAGCGGAAGAATGCCAATCTGAAATTATTTTTGCTTCAGAAGAAATAAAAGAAAGCTACAAAACAGATTTACTTGGGAGTTACCAACAAAAAAACATAAAAACTGTAGTTGCAGCTATTCAGCAATTAAAGGAATTTAAAGTTTTACATATAAACATAAAAAAAGGACTTCTAAATGTAGTAAAAAACACAAATTTAAAAGGACGTTGGCAAATTTTACAAAGAAAGCCAACTGTAGTTTGTGATACTGCACACAATAAAGAAGGCTTAAAATATACTTTAGAACAATTACAGCAACAAGAAAAAAAAGAACTACATATTGTTTTAGGTGTTGTTTCAGATAAAGATTTAGAAGCGGTTTTACCATTATTTCCTAAAGAAGCAACCTATTATTTTTGCAAACCGAATATACCAAGAGGTTTGGATGAGGAAATATTAAAAACAAATGCGTTTAGGTTTTCTTTAAAAGGCAAAAGCTTTCTCTCTGTAAATGAAGCTTATAAGAGAGCATTGTTGTCAGCAAACAAGGAAGACCTTATTTATATTGGAGGTAGTACTTTTGTTGTGGCGGAAATTTTGTAA
- a CDS encoding tRNA pseudouridine synthase A — protein MNYKHTYLVTIQYLGFRFHGWQKQPNLKTGHLFLDKTLKFIYKDIRLKSLGVGRTDARVSANYFAFQLFIDVEVDFNQFMTDFNHNAPSDMRALKIENIDKKFNVINHPKVKEYRYYFSFGEKNHPFAAPFLNRFREQLDIELMKKGAELFVGFHDFTNYCTKPSAETKVNREIVFCSIEKNTEITASFFPKESFVLIVKGSGFLRNQIRLIMGALHDLGKGEFDLEFIKQSLEPNNTIDFLKNIAPASGLHLHNIEFEK, from the coding sequence ATCCAATATTTAGGGTTTAGATTTCATGGTTGGCAAAAACAACCTAATTTAAAAACAGGACATCTTTTTTTAGATAAAACACTAAAGTTTATTTATAAAGATATTCGGCTTAAAAGCCTTGGTGTTGGTAGAACTGATGCAAGAGTTTCAGCAAATTATTTTGCCTTTCAGTTATTTATTGATGTAGAAGTTGATTTTAATCAGTTTATGACTGATTTTAATCATAATGCTCCAAGTGATATGCGAGCTTTAAAGATTGAAAACATAGACAAAAAATTTAATGTTATCAATCATCCTAAAGTTAAAGAATATCGATATTACTTTTCTTTTGGTGAAAAGAATCATCCATTTGCAGCTCCGTTTTTAAATCGATTTAGAGAGCAATTGGATATTGAACTAATGAAAAAAGGTGCAGAGTTGTTTGTTGGATTTCATGATTTTACAAACTATTGTACCAAACCTTCTGCTGAAACTAAAGTGAATAGAGAAATTGTTTTTTGTAGTATTGAAAAGAATACTGAAATAACAGCTTCGTTTTTTCCTAAAGAGAGTTTTGTTTTAATTGTTAAAGGAAGTGGTTTTTTAAGAAATCAGATTCGTTTAATTATGGGAGCTTTACACGATTTAGGCAAAGGTGAGTTTGATTTAGAGTTTATTAAACAAAGTCTTGAACCTAATAATACTATTGACTTTTTAAAAAATATTGCGCCAGCATCTGGTTTGCATTTACATAATATCGAATTTGAAAAATAA
- a CDS encoding ExbD/TolR family protein, translated as MNLRGRNKVNPNFNMSSMTDIVFLLLIFFMLTSTLVTVSAIDVLLPKAGGKTENQTAVAVTISKNSTFYIDKTKVSLANLEQKLLNSVGADKKKTIVIRGDKDVPYKNVMKVIDIANKNKLKMILAVKGK; from the coding sequence ATGAATTTACGAGGAAGAAATAAAGTAAACCCTAATTTCAATATGTCGTCAATGACAGATATTGTTTTTTTGCTGTTAATCTTTTTTATGCTAACATCAACTTTGGTAACAGTAAGCGCAATTGACGTTTTATTGCCAAAAGCTGGCGGGAAAACCGAGAATCAAACTGCGGTTGCTGTAACAATTTCTAAGAATTCAACATTTTATATAGATAAAACTAAAGTTAGTTTAGCTAACTTGGAACAAAAATTGCTAAATTCAGTTGGAGCCGATAAAAAGAAAACAATTGTAATTCGTGGTGATAAAGATGTTCCATATAAAAACGTAATGAAAGTAATAGACATTGCTAACAAGAATAAACTAAAAATGATTTTAGCTGTAAAAGGTAAATAA
- a CDS encoding acyl-CoA dehydrogenase: MDFSLSEEHIMIRDAARDFAQTELLPGVIERDNAQTFPNELVRKMGDLGFMGIMVDPKYGGSGMDAISYVLIMEELSKIDASASVMVSVNNSLVCYGLESYGSEAQKQKYLTKLATGEQIGAFCLSEPEAGSDATSQSTTAEDKGDYYLLNGTKNWITNGGRAGVYLVIAQTDREKGHRGINAFIVEKGMEGFHIGPKEDKLGIRGSDTHTLQFNDVKVPKENRIGEDGFGFKFAMKTLSGGRIGIAAQALGIAAGAYELALKYSKERKAFGTEICNHQAIAFKLADMHTEIEAARMLVMRAAWDKDQGNNYDMSSAMAKLYASKVAMEHTVEAVQIHGGNGFVKEYHVERLMRDAKITQIYEGTSEIQKIVISRGVIKG; encoded by the coding sequence ATGGATTTTAGTTTATCAGAAGAACATATAATGATTCGCGATGCCGCGAGAGATTTTGCACAAACAGAATTATTACCTGGAGTTATTGAAAGAGATAACGCACAAACCTTCCCTAACGAATTGGTTAGAAAAATGGGAGATTTAGGTTTTATGGGAATAATGGTTGATCCAAAATACGGCGGAAGCGGGATGGATGCAATTTCTTACGTATTAATTATGGAAGAATTATCTAAAATAGACGCATCCGCATCTGTTATGGTTTCTGTAAATAATTCATTGGTTTGTTACGGTTTAGAATCTTACGGTTCTGAAGCTCAAAAACAAAAATACTTAACAAAATTAGCTACTGGAGAGCAAATCGGAGCATTTTGTTTATCGGAACCAGAAGCAGGTTCAGACGCAACTTCTCAATCTACAACTGCTGAAGATAAAGGAGATTATTACTTATTAAACGGAACAAAAAACTGGATTACCAATGGTGGTCGTGCAGGTGTTTATTTAGTAATTGCACAAACTGATAGAGAAAAAGGACACAGAGGAATCAATGCTTTTATCGTTGAAAAAGGCATGGAAGGTTTCCATATTGGTCCTAAAGAAGATAAATTGGGAATCCGTGGAAGTGATACTCATACTTTACAATTTAACGACGTAAAAGTTCCTAAAGAAAATAGAATTGGTGAAGACGGATTTGGATTCAAATTCGCGATGAAAACACTTTCTGGAGGTAGAATTGGTATTGCTGCACAAGCATTAGGTATTGCTGCAGGAGCGTATGAATTAGCTTTAAAATATTCAAAAGAGCGTAAAGCATTTGGAACAGAAATCTGTAATCATCAAGCAATTGCCTTTAAATTGGCAGATATGCACACAGAAATCGAAGCTGCAAGAATGTTGGTTATGAGAGCTGCTTGGGATAAAGATCAAGGAAATAATTACGATATGTCTTCTGCAATGGCAAAATTATACGCATCAAAAGTTGCTATGGAGCACACTGTAGAAGCCGTTCAAATTCATGGAGGAAACGGTTTTGTAAAAGAATACCACGTTGAGCGTTTAATGCGTGATGCAAAAATTACTCAGATTTATGAAGGAACTTCAGAAATTCAGAAAATTGTAATTTCAAGAGGTGTTATCAAAGGATAA
- a CDS encoding anhydro-N-acetylmuramic acid kinase: MIKNEVFAIGVMSGTSLDGVDLVYVKFDNQDYKNFNIVHCNTVSYSEEWKKLLQNAISFSENALIELDISYGTLLAEKINNFIAKFSIEVIDFIASHGHTVLHQPDKGITLQVGNGQIMADLTKQKVVCDFRTQDVELGGQGAPLVPIGDELLFAEYDYCLNLGGFANVSFKQDDKRIAFDICPVNIVLNRYAQKLGLEYDDKGITASRGTFLMQLESNLRMLDYYKVKPPKSLGLEWVLKEIIPRLESSSRKPQDILRTFTDHAAWAIAKVFPKNATVLVTGGGAFNEYLIKKINQNKNIEMIIPSKELINFKEALVFAFLGLLRVDNQVNCLMSVTGAEKNHSSGKIFTPKEF, from the coding sequence ATGATTAAAAATGAAGTTTTTGCAATAGGAGTTATGTCTGGAACGTCGCTAGACGGTGTAGATTTAGTGTATGTTAAGTTTGATAATCAGGATTATAAAAACTTCAATATTGTTCATTGTAATACAGTTTCTTATTCAGAAGAATGGAAAAAACTATTACAAAATGCAATTTCATTTTCAGAAAATGCATTAATAGAGCTTGATATATCTTATGGAACATTACTTGCTGAAAAAATAAATAACTTTATTGCTAAATTTTCAATTGAAGTAATTGATTTTATTGCTTCTCACGGACACACGGTTTTACATCAACCTGATAAAGGAATTACTTTACAGGTTGGAAATGGACAAATTATGGCAGATTTAACCAAACAGAAAGTAGTTTGTGATTTTAGAACGCAAGATGTAGAACTTGGTGGTCAAGGTGCACCTTTAGTACCAATTGGAGATGAGTTATTGTTTGCTGAATATGATTATTGTTTAAATCTTGGAGGGTTTGCAAATGTTTCTTTTAAGCAAGACGATAAAAGAATTGCTTTTGATATTTGTCCTGTAAATATTGTTTTAAATAGATATGCTCAAAAATTAGGTTTAGAATATGATGATAAAGGAATAACTGCTTCAAGAGGAACATTTTTAATGCAACTAGAATCCAATTTAAGAATGTTAGATTATTATAAAGTAAAACCACCAAAATCTTTGGGTTTAGAGTGGGTTTTAAAAGAAATTATACCAAGATTAGAATCTTCAAGCAGAAAACCACAAGACATTTTAAGAACTTTTACAGATCATGCAGCTTGGGCAATTGCAAAAGTGTTTCCTAAAAATGCAACAGTTTTAGTTACAGGAGGTGGTGCTTTTAATGAGTATTTAATCAAAAAAATCAATCAAAATAAAAATATTGAAATGATTATTCCATCTAAAGAGCTAATTAATTTTAAAGAAGCATTGGTTTTTGCTTTTTTAGGTTTGTTACGTGTTGATAATCAGGTTAATTGTTTAATGAGTGTAACTGGAGCTGAAAAAAATCACTCTTCTGGTAAAATATTTACACCAAAAGAATTTTAA
- a CDS encoding energy transducer TonB family protein: MTILNTKHKRKSAVITSILLLLMLYVIFSFGMKYLDPPEEYGLAINFGTSEVGSGEPVEKTKAQPTEQKLEEQVVEEVKEIPKEIIKEEIITDDTAEDVPVVEKVKEIPKETPKEPVKEEPKKEVPKEKPKPKPSKEAQNALDNLLNGNSSDGAPKGEGDDDKPGVKGNENGDPNSNKYYGNSGSGSGGNYNLSGRKALSKPIQKPDCQEEGTVVVSIEVDNNGRVIKAVPGVKGSTNTAPCLLKPAQEAALKTKWNADGNAPIKQKGTIIYKFSLSK; this comes from the coding sequence ATGACAATTCTGAACACAAAACATAAACGTAAATCAGCAGTAATAACTTCAATTCTGTTGTTATTAATGTTATATGTTATTTTTTCTTTTGGAATGAAATATCTTGATCCACCAGAAGAATATGGTCTTGCAATTAATTTTGGAACTTCAGAAGTTGGAAGTGGAGAGCCAGTTGAAAAAACTAAAGCACAACCAACCGAACAAAAATTAGAAGAACAAGTTGTTGAGGAAGTAAAAGAAATTCCGAAGGAAATAATTAAAGAAGAAATAATTACTGACGATACAGCAGAAGATGTTCCTGTTGTTGAAAAAGTAAAAGAAATACCAAAGGAAACACCTAAAGAACCTGTAAAAGAAGAGCCTAAAAAAGAGGTTCCAAAAGAGAAGCCAAAACCAAAACCATCTAAAGAAGCACAAAATGCATTAGATAATTTGTTAAATGGTAATTCATCTGATGGAGCACCAAAAGGTGAAGGAGATGATGACAAACCTGGTGTAAAAGGAAATGAAAACGGAGATCCTAATTCTAATAAGTATTATGGAAATTCAGGAAGTGGTTCTGGAGGAAACTATAATTTATCAGGAAGAAAAGCATTATCTAAACCCATTCAAAAACCAGATTGTCAAGAAGAAGGAACTGTTGTTGTTAGTATAGAAGTTGATAATAATGGGCGTGTAATTAAAGCTGTCCCGGGAGTAAAAGGGTCAACAAATACAGCTCCGTGTTTATTGAAACCTGCACAAGAAGCTGCGTTAAAAACAAAATGGAATGCTGATGGAAATGCACCAATTAAGCAAAAAGGAACTATAATCTATAAGTTCTCATTATCTAAATAA
- a CDS encoding MotA/TolQ/ExbB proton channel family protein — MISFIQENQDLLEEVVSEEKTLSIYNLIMDGGIGGQIIITILFVLLAVALYIYFERFFAIKAASKVDKNFMNQIKDYVSNGKLEAAKALCDTTKTPTANLIGKGISRIGKPLEDINTAIGNAGKLEVYQLERNVSVLATIAGAAPMIGFLGTVIGMIVAIHEIANAGGQIDIKLLSDGLYTAMTTTVAGLIVGIIAYITYNHLVVRTDKVVYQMEAKSVEFLDLLNEPV; from the coding sequence ATGATCTCATTTATTCAAGAAAATCAAGATTTGTTAGAAGAAGTAGTATCTGAAGAAAAAACACTGTCTATTTATAATTTAATTATGGATGGCGGAATTGGAGGTCAAATAATAATAACAATATTGTTTGTATTGTTGGCCGTTGCATTATATATCTATTTCGAACGATTTTTCGCCATAAAAGCAGCTTCAAAAGTTGATAAAAACTTTATGAATCAAATTAAAGATTACGTTTCTAATGGAAAATTAGAAGCCGCAAAAGCTTTATGTGATACTACAAAAACTCCAACAGCAAATTTAATAGGAAAAGGAATTTCTAGAATTGGTAAACCTTTAGAAGACATAAATACAGCAATTGGAAATGCAGGGAAATTAGAAGTATATCAATTAGAGAGAAACGTTTCTGTTTTAGCAACAATTGCAGGAGCTGCACCAATGATTGGTTTTTTAGGAACCGTAATTGGTATGATTGTCGCTATACATGAAATTGCAAATGCTGGCGGACAAATAGATATTAAATTACTTTCCGACGGATTATATACAGCAATGACAACAACAGTTGCAGGTTTAATTGTAGGTATTATTGCCTACATAACATACAATCACTTGGTGGTAAGAACCGACAAAGTTGTGTATCAGATGGAAGCAAAATCTGTAGAGTTTTTAGATTTACTAAACGAACCGGTTTAA
- a CDS encoding Glu/Leu/Phe/Val dehydrogenase dimerization domain-containing protein, giving the protein MKELLKKYENKQPEIVFNWKDPETEAEGWTVINSLRGGAAGGGTRMRKGLDMNEVLSLAKTMEVKFTVSGPAIGGAKSGINFDPNDPRKRGVLERWYKAVTPLLKHYYGTGGDLNVDADKDVIPITEDCGVWHPQEGIFNGHFKPTEADKINRIGQLRQGVIKIIEDKKFSPDLSRKYTVADMLTGYGVAEAVKHYYNIYGGNIVGKRAIVQGFGNVGSAAAYYLTQLGAKVVGIIDRDGGLINEEGFTMQEMTDLFLGKDGNKLVADNMISFEEINEKIWSLPAEIFVPAAASRLVSENQVQQMIDTGLEVISPGANVPFADKEIFFGPIMEYTDKHLSLLPDFISNCGIARVFAYFMESRVALPMIDQEIFDDTSETIRKALVKTHQKNNSKQEICKTAFEIALKQLI; this is encoded by the coding sequence ATGAAAGAATTACTTAAAAAATACGAAAACAAACAACCAGAAATAGTTTTTAATTGGAAAGATCCAGAAACAGAAGCAGAAGGTTGGACTGTAATAAATTCTCTACGTGGTGGAGCCGCAGGTGGTGGAACACGTATGAGAAAAGGCTTGGATATGAATGAAGTTTTATCTTTAGCCAAAACAATGGAGGTTAAATTTACCGTTTCTGGACCAGCAATTGGTGGAGCAAAATCAGGTATTAACTTTGATCCAAATGACCCAAGAAAAAGAGGTGTTTTAGAACGATGGTACAAAGCTGTAACTCCGTTACTTAAACATTATTACGGAACAGGAGGGGATTTAAATGTAGATGCCGATAAAGATGTAATTCCAATTACGGAAGATTGTGGTGTTTGGCATCCACAAGAAGGAATTTTTAACGGTCACTTTAAACCAACTGAAGCTGATAAAATTAATAGAATTGGACAGTTACGCCAAGGTGTAATTAAAATTATAGAGGATAAGAAATTCTCACCAGATTTAAGTAGAAAATATACAGTTGCAGATATGTTAACCGGTTACGGTGTTGCCGAAGCTGTTAAACATTATTATAACATTTACGGAGGAAATATTGTTGGTAAAAGAGCAATAGTACAAGGTTTTGGTAATGTTGGTTCTGCGGCAGCATATTACTTAACACAATTAGGTGCAAAAGTTGTTGGAATTATTGATCGCGATGGTGGTTTAATAAATGAAGAAGGCTTTACAATGCAAGAAATGACTGATTTGTTCTTAGGAAAAGACGGTAACAAATTAGTTGCAGATAACATGATTTCTTTTGAAGAAATAAATGAAAAAATTTGGTCTTTACCAGCAGAAATTTTTGTTCCAGCTGCAGCTTCAAGGTTAGTTTCTGAAAATCAAGTTCAACAAATGATTGACACTGGTTTAGAAGTAATTTCTCCAGGAGCAAATGTACCTTTTGCAGACAAAGAAATTTTCTTTGGACCAATTATGGAATATACCGACAAACATTTAAGTTTATTACCGGACTTTATATCTAACTGTGGTATAGCTCGTGTTTTTGCATATTTTATGGAATCAAGAGTAGCATTACCAATGATAGATCAAGAGATTTTTGATGATACATCAGAAACTATTAGAAAAGCTTTGGTTAAAACACATCAAAAAAACAATAGTAAACAAGAAATCTGTAAAACAGCTTTCGAAATAGCATTAAAACAACTAATCTAA